The DNA sequence GCAAACCGACCTTCCCGGAAGATGCGCTCAAGCGCATCAAGAACCAGATGCTGGCCGGCTTCGAATACGACAAGCAGAACCCCGGCAAGATCGCTGGCAAGGCGCTGTTCGCCAACCTTTACGGCGAGCATCCCTATGCCCACCCAAGCGACGGCACTGCCGAAGGCATCAAGGGCATAAGCTTGGCACAATTGCGTGCCTTCCATGCCAAGGCCTACACCGGCGGCAATGCGGTCATCGCCCTGGTCGGCGACCTCAGCCGCGCCGAAGCCGAAAGCATCGCTGCCCAAGTGTCCGCAGGCCTGCCCAGGGGCCCGGCGCTGCCAGCACCGCCCCAACCCACTGAAACGCATGCAACCCTGAACCACATTGACTTCCCGACTACGCAAACCCACCTGATGCTGGCGACACTCGGTATAGACCGCCAGGACCCGGACTGGCCAGCGCTGTCGCTGGGCAACCAGATCCTCGGTGGTGGGGCCTTCGGTACCCGGCTGATGAGCGAGGTGCGTGAAAAGCGCGGCCTGACCTACGGGGTATACTCGGCGTTCAGCCCGATGCAGGTCCGCGGGCCATTCATGATCAACCTGCAAACCCGTGCCGAGCTCAGCGAGGGTACGCTCAAGCTGGTGCAAGGCATTCTCACCGAATACCTCAAGACCGGCCCCACCCAGCAGGAGCTGGACGACGCCAAGCGCGAGCTGGCCGGCAGCTTCCCGCTGTCCAATGCCAGCAATGCCAGCATCGTCGGCCAGCTGGGTGCCATTGGTTTCTACAACCTGCCGCTGACCTGGCTGGAGGACTTCATGCAGCAGTCCCAGGCGCTCACCGTCGAACAGGTCAGGGCAGCCATGAACAAACACCTGTCAGCGGATAAACTGGTGATGGTCACCGTTGGCCCGAAAGTGCCACAAAAGCCGCTGCCAGCACCTACTGACAAACCCTCCGAGCAAGCGCTCGGGGTACCGGAGCACTAATGCCGAGATCCACCCCTCCCGCCCGCCCGCAACCGGGCCAGAGCAAGGGCCAGGGCCACCTGCGCATCATCGCTGGCGAGTGGCGCAGCCGCCGCCTGGCGGTGCCGGACGGCGAAGGCCTGCGGCCAACACCCGACCGTGTGCGCGAAACCCTGTTCAATTGGCTGGCGCCCTATATTGAAGGCGCCCGGGTACTCGACGCCTTCACCGGTAGCGGCGCCCTGGTGCTCGAAGCCTTGTCCCGCGGGGCCGAGGACGCCGTGGCGCTGGACAGCAACCCGGCCGCCATCGCCAACCTGAAGAACAACCTCGAAATCCTCCGCTGCCCACGCGGGCAGATCCTGCAGACCGATGCCCTGCGCTACCTGCAGAACCCGGCCAAGCAACAGTTCGACGTGGTGTTCCTCGATCCGCCGTTCCATCAGGACCTGCTGGCCAACACCTGCAACCTGCTGGAGCAGAACCAGTGGCTACATCAACAGGCCTGGGTCTACACCGAAAGCGAAACCGCGCCGTCGACCTTGCAGCTTCCCGGTAACTGGCGCCTGCACCGCGAGAAGAAAACCGGCCAGGTGTACTACGCACTCTGGCAGCGGGGCTGACCGGCTAACCGCAAGCTGGCGTATTTAGTTACCGCCAAGCCATCCGCACCCTGGTTGAAGCTGCTCCCTCTTCTTGCAGGAGCACTTCAACCATGACCGATCGTTCCTCTCCGCCCGCAGCAGCGAGCACGGTGCAATCATTCAGCCTCGATAACGGCTTGCGCATCTACCTGCGTGAAGACCATCGCGCCCCGCTGGTCAGTGTGCAGCTTTGGTATCACGTTGGGTCCAGTTATGAACCGCAAGGCCACACAGGCCTGTCTCACGCCCTGGAACATCTACTTTTCGAAGGCAGCAGCAAACTAGCGCCAGGCGAGTATTCGGCCCTCATGACCCGCCTGGGCGGCAATCCCAATGCATTCACCACCTGGGATGCCACTGTGTTCCCGCTCACATTACCGGCCAGCCGCGTGGCAGTCGCCCTCGAGGCCATGGCTGATGTCATGGCCAGCGCCACCCTCAGCGATACACCTTTTGCCAGGGAACTGGCCGTGGTGATGGCCGAACGGCGCAAAAATGTCGATAGCAACGCTCTGGCGCTCGCGCTGGAGCATCATCACTTGCTGGCCTATGGCGATTTCGGCTATGGCTCGCCGGTGATCGGCCACAAGGCAGATCTCGAGCATATAACCCCGGCAGCAGCACGAACCTGGTATAGAACCTGGTACCACCCCAACAACGCCACGCTGGCGGTGGCCGGCGACATCAGCCTGGCGCAACTGCAAGCACTCGTGAATAGGTACTTTGCTGAAATACCTGCCCACCGTATTCCCGAGCAACAGGTACCAATGGCGCCCTCTAACCTGGCCAGGCGCCACCAAACGCTGCGCCTGCCAGGCCTCTATACCGGTGCGCTCCTTGGTTTCAACCTGCCCAGTCAATGCACCGCAGGTTCGGACTCCCAAGCCTATGCGTTGCGGTTGCTGCCTGAAATCCTTGCCGATGGGCGGGCCAGCAGGCTGAAACGGCTGCTGGTGCAGGACGAGCCGCTGCTTCAGGGCCTGCGCGCGGACTATGAACCCTGGCAACGCGGCGACAGCATGTTTGCCCTTTACGCCTTATGCAGCCCGCACGTAGCACCGGAAGCCGCAGCCGAACGACTGATGCTCGAAATCGGCGCGTTTCGTCAGGCCGCCCCCGCCAAACAAGACCTCGAGCGAGCCAAGGCACGGCTGCTGGCCAGGCAACTGTTTGAACGAGACGCCATCGACAGACAGGCCTTTGCTATCGGCAAGCAGGCAGCCTGCGGGCTGGACCCGGTTGCCCTGGATGACGAACGTCAAGCCATAGAAGCTGTAACAGCCGAACAGGTGGGCCAGGCCGCCTATGCCTACCTTACCGAATCGCGAGCGACCATGACCTTCATGCATTCCAAGGAGAGCGCTCATGCATGACTCCCTTCCGCCCCCCCAACAGCCAGCCGTAGCCAGCAGCGTCGGTAGCAACTTGCAGTCCACCCAAGGCCTTGACCTGGACAGCTTCGAAACCTTGAACACGCCGGTCCGCTCCTGGACCACGATGAGCGGCACAGCGGTAAAGTTCATCGAGGCCCATGGGCTGCCAATTGTCGATGTCGTATTGCGTTTCAGGGCTGGCACCAGCCAGGACACCGATCAGTCCGGCCTGGCGGCCCTGACGTTCTACATGCTTGACGAGGGCAGCCAACGGCATACAACTACTGAACATGCAGAGCAGCTGGAACGCCTCGGCGCAATTACCGAACGAGAGATACGCCTGGAGCATGCCACGCTCAGTTTGCGCAGCCTTGCCGACCCCTCGAGGTTCGACGCGGCCTTGGAGCTGTTCATCGATCTGGTCGCCAACCCCGCACTACAGCCGCCTGCCCTGGAAAAGATAAAACCACAATTACTACACCTGAATACCTCGCGCGAACGGCAGCCTGGCGTAAAGGCTCGCAACGAGACGTTCCGCCATATGTTCAATGGCCATCCTTATGGCAATCGTGTGGGCAGTACCCCGCAGGGTATTGAATCGGTAACCGTGGATGATCTGCGCCGGTTCCATCAACGCGCCTATGCTGCCAGCAATCTTGAGGTGGTCATGGTAGGGGACCTTTCCTTGAGCGAAGCCCAAGCCATCGCTCAGCGGATCAGCCAGGCCCTGCCGCAAGGTTGGACAGCCGCTGAACTGCCTGCCGTACCGGCGGTAACCAGTGCAACCATCAACATCCAGCAGCCCGGTACGAGCAGCGCAACGTTACTAGCCCTGCCGATGAACGTGCCTGCCAGCGACCCTGAGTTTTTGCCCTTGATATTAGCCAGCGAAGTCTTCGCAGGGGGTTACGAGGCTCGTTTGATGATGGAACTGCGCCAACGTCGCGGCCTGACCTACGGTATCTACAGCACGATAGTGCCCCTCAGCGCGGGAGGATTGTTTGCCGTTGAATGGGAAATCGCGCCGCAATACGTCCAAGCTTCCCAGGCTCTGGTGGAAACCTTGCTGCGTGAGTTCATCGACGAAGGGCCAAGCCAGGTGGAATTGCAGCTCGCCCGCAAGCGGCTGGCCGGGGACCTGCTGCGTGCCGCTGCTCAAAACCAGAGCCTGGCAGCCTTGCTCAGCGAGATCTCCCATCAACGCCAGCCCGCCGATCATCTGAACACCTACGTCGAGCGCATCAGGGCGATCACAGCGGAGGAAGTTCGCTCGGTCATGCGACGCCGGCTTGACCCCAATCAAAAAGTACTGGTGAGTGTCGGCCCTGGCGTCGAGCAGCAACCGCTACCGCCTACCGACCAATAGCGCAGGTACAGTGGCGCTGTTTCATGGCACTCTAGGCAGGCACATCACGAGTCGCCCAGCATGCCCAGCTCCAGCGCCACCTTCCGCCCGGCCATCGGCCTGTCCAACCCTCACCTGCAAACCCTGTGGGGGCCTCTGTGGCGCAAGCTGCCCGACCTGCCGCGCAACCGCGAGCGGCTGTGGCTGGCCGATGGCGACTTCATCGACCTGGACTGGCACGGCCCGCACCAACCCCATGCTCCCCTGGTACTGGTGCTGCATGGGTTGACCGGGTCATCGCATTCGCCTTACGTCAAAGGCTTGCAGCAAGCATTGCAAGGCTGCGGCTGGGCCAGCGTTGCAGTGAACTGGCGCGGTTGTTCGGGCGAACCCAACCTGCTGCCACGCAGCTACCATTCCGGTGCCAGCGAAGACCTGGCAGAAATCGTCAGCCACCTGCGTGCCCTGCGCCCCTTGGCACCGCTGTACGCGGTGGGCTACTCGCTGGGGGGCAATGTGCTGCTCAAGTACCTGGGCGAAAGTGGCGTGGCCAGCCAGCTGGAAGCCGCAGTGGCGGTGTCGGTGCCGTTTCGTCTGGACCACTGCGCTGACCGTATCGGCCAAGGTTTCTCGAAGGTGTACCAGGCACATTTCATGCGCGAGATGCTGGCGTACGTGCAACTCAAGCAGCGGCACTTTCACGACAACGGCCTGCATGAGCGGCTGGCAACGCTGCAACGGCTGGAACCACTGGGCAAGCTGCGCACTTTCTGGGATTTCGATGGCAAGGTCACCGCGCCGCTGAACGGCTTTCGCGACGCGCACGACTACTATCGCCGCTCATCGAGCCATTTCTTCCTCGGCCGCAACCGCACGCCGACGCTCATCATCCATTCCAGCGACGACCCATTCGTTTCAGGCCACAGCCTGCCCACGGCGCGTGAACTGGCACCGCAGACGCGTTTCGAACTGCACAGTCGAGGTGGCCATGTGGGGTTCGTCGATGGCAGCCTGCGCAACCCGGGGTATTACCTGGAGCGGCGGATTCCGCAGTGGCTGTTGCAAGGCCAGTAGAGCAGTACCGGCCTACTTATTCACCAGTCGCTACGCCATGCGCCGGGTCGTTGATCCACTCACTCCAGGATCCGGCATACAGCTTGCCCAGCGGGTAGCCCGCCAGGGCCAGGGCAAACAGGTTGTGACAGGCGGTCACGCCTGATCCGCAATAGGCGACCAGCTGCTCCGGCGCACGCCCCGCCAGCTTTTCGGCAAAGCGCTGCCTAAGCTGCTCCACCGGCAGGAAGCATCCGTCAGCCCCCAGGTTGTCGGTGAACGCTGCGCACTGGGCGCCTGGGATATGCCCTGCCACCGGGTCGATCGGCTCCACTTCCCCACGAAACCGCGGCAAGGCACGCGCGTCGAGCAAAGTCAGGTCATCTGCACCCAAGCGCTTGGCCAGATGCCCGGCATCGATCAGCAGCTTGGCGTCCGGCTCACCTGCGAAGGTGCCTTCCCGCTTGGCTGGCGGGTCCAGGCTCAGCGGCAGGTGTGCCGCATGCCAGGCCTTCAGCCCGCCGTCGAGGATTGCCACACCGCTGCGCTTGCCCAGCCAGGCCAGCAGCCACCACGCCCGGGCGGCAAAGGCACCGGGGCCGTCGTCGTACAGCACCACCTCGCTGTCATTGTCCAGGCCCCACTCGCGCAGGCGTTCGACCAGCCGGCGCGCATCGGGCAATGGGTGGCGCCCGGTGCGTCCTTTGCTCACCGGCCCGCTCAGATCACGCTCCAGGTCGGCAAAATGCGCCCCGGCAATGTGCCCCTGGGCATAGCTGCGTTGGCCATAGTCCACATCCTCCAGAGCAAAGCGGCAGTCGAGTATCACCAATTTGGGCGAGCCCAGACGCTCGGCCAACTGCTGCGGGGTGATCAATTGCGCAAGGGGCATGACAATCTCCTGATCGATGGCACTTGGGCCCCAGCTACTGCTCCAGGGCCTGGTTGAACGGTACATGGAACTCCTGGCACAGGGCATCCACGGCATTGCGGGCATTATCGGTGACGAAGCCAAGCTCCAGCACCAGCACCTGGTAGACGCCGCGCTTGAAAGCTTCCTCCCCCAGGTGTGCTGAATGCTCCCGCGTGGTACTGAGAAACCGTACCCAGGAGGTCAGCACGATCCAGGCGTTGATGGTCAGCGATTCGATTTGTGCAGGGGTCATGGCCAGGATGCCCGCCTCGACGAAGCCACGGTATATCGCTTGGCCCTGGTGCAGGCAGCGCTCGGAAAAGCGTCGGTAACGGGCGGCCAGCTCCGGGTCACTGTCCAGCAGATGCTCCAGGTCCCGGTGCAGGAAGCGGTAGTTCCACATCGCTGCCAACAGGGCCTTGAGGTAGAAGCGCTTGTCCTCGACGGTCGCTACCCGGCCTTGCGGCGGGCGCAGGAAGCTGTCCACCAGTTCCTCGTACTGGCTGAATAACAGGGCGATGATCGCCTGCTTGTTGGGGAAGTGGTAGTACAAGTTACCGGGTGAGATTTCCATGTGTGCGGCAATATGGTTGGTACTGACGCTGCGTTCACCCTGCTGGTTGAACAACTCCAGGCTGTTCTGCACGATGCGCTCTCGGGTCTTCATGCGCGGCGCCATGCTCGGCTCCCAGTCTGCGGGCTTCATCAAAAGGTCATCTTACGGCGTATCGAGGGTGGAGTGCACCGCCCGAAAGCGCGAAAAAAGTCCCACCATCGGCCGAATTAGAGTATAGGCTCTAGGGATTTCCGGCCCGGACTCGACGCTGCCATGAATACGCCTAGCGCCCTGCCTCTTGTGCAATCCGACACCGACCTGGCGGCGATGTTCGCTGCCCAGCGTCGGGCTTTTGCCGGCAACCCGTTGCCACCCGCAGCGCAGCGGCGGCAATGGCTGAAAAGCCTGCGCCAGGCCTTGCTGGCCGATCAGACGCAGTTGATCGATGCCATCGGCCAGGATTTTGCAGGGCGCAGCGCCGACGAGACCTTGCTGGCCGAGCTGCTGCCTTGCATGCAAGGCCTGCGCCACGCCGAAAAGCATCTGCAACGCTGGATGCGCGCCAGCCGGCGCCGGGTCAGCCTGGCCTTCCAGCCGGCCCGCGCGCAGGTGCGTTATCAACCCTTGGGCGTGGTCGGTATCATCGTGCCGTGGAATTACCCGCTGTTCCTCGCCATCGGCCCGCTGACCGGCGCCCTGGCAGCCGGCAACCGGGTCATGCTCAAGCTCAGCGAAGCCACACCGGCCACGGGCCTGGCGCTGAAACAGCTGCTGGAACGGGTGTTCCCCAGTGACCTGGTCAGCGTGGTACTCGGCGAGGTCGAGGTAGGCCAGGCCTTTGCTCGCCTGCCTTTCGACCACCTGCTGTTCACCGGCGCCACCAGCGTGGGGCGTCAGGTGATGTTGGCTGCGGCACACAACCTGACCCCGGTCACACTGGAATTGGGCGGCAAGTCACCGGCGATTGTCTCGGCTGACGTAGCGCTGGACAGCGCCGCCGAGCGCATCGCCTTCGGCAAGACGCTGAACGCTGGCCAGACCTGCGTCGCCCCCGACTATGTGCTGGTGCCGCGCGAGCGGCTGCAAGCCTTCAGCGACGCCTACCAGCGGGCCGTGCGCCGGTTGTACCCGCGCATCGCCGACAACCCCGACTACACCGCTATCATCAACCCGTCCCAGCTGCAGCGCTTGCAACGGCTGCTGGACGATGCCCGCGCCAAAGGCGCGCAGGTGCTCGACCTGTACCCCGACGAAACCCACCAGGGCCGGCGCCTGCCACCACACTTGTTGCTGGGGGTACATGACGACATGCAGGTGATGCAGGACGAGATCTTCGGCCCACTGCTGCCGCTGGTGCCCTACGACGACCTCGAGCAGGCGCTGGCCTACGTCAACCAACGGCCGCGCCCGTTGGCGCTGTACTACTTCGGCTATGACCGCACTGGCCAGGAGCAGGTACTGCGCCACACCCATTCCGGCGGTGTGTGCCTGAACGACACCCTGCTTCACGTGGCTCAGGACGACCTGCCATTCGGCGGCATCGGGCCTTCGGGCATGGGCCACTACCATGGCCGCGACGGCTTCCTGACCTTCAGCAAGGCCAAGGCGGTACTGGCCAAGCAACGTCTCAATACCGCACGGCTGATCTACCCGCCTTATGGCAAAGCCTTGCAACGCGTGGTCTACAAGCTGTTCATCCGCTGAGGGGCAGCCCATGCACCGCCGCGAACTGTTGCGTTTCAGCCTGGGTGCCAGCCTCGTGCTGGCCGGCACCAGCCTGGTCGGTTGCCGCGCCCAAACCGCCGCGACCGGCTACGACATCCTGCGCGACGATGACCTGCCGCTACTGGGTGCGCTGATCCCGGTAGTACTGGCCGGCACGCAGGCCACCGAAACCCTGGTGCTGCACAGCCTCGACCACAAGCTGTCGGCGTTGTCGCCAGAAATGCTCAAGCTCACCCGGCAGCTGTTCGACG is a window from the Pseudomonas anuradhapurensis genome containing:
- a CDS encoding M16 family metallopeptidase, whose protein sequence is MSDRRAPRPTLLTTGIRALALAAVLAGPAMADDLAKAESNAARPANTLQSLAELDGKAPSRRQLNIQHWNTAEGARVLFVEARELPMFDLRVTFAAGSSQDGGVPGLAALTNAMLNEGVAGKDVTAIAEGFESLGADFGNGSYRDMAVASLRSLSAKDKREPALKLFTEVAGKPTFPEDALKRIKNQMLAGFEYDKQNPGKIAGKALFANLYGEHPYAHPSDGTAEGIKGISLAQLRAFHAKAYTGGNAVIALVGDLSRAEAESIAAQVSAGLPRGPALPAPPQPTETHATLNHIDFPTTQTHLMLATLGIDRQDPDWPALSLGNQILGGGAFGTRLMSEVREKRGLTYGVYSAFSPMQVRGPFMINLQTRAELSEGTLKLVQGILTEYLKTGPTQQELDDAKRELAGSFPLSNASNASIVGQLGAIGFYNLPLTWLEDFMQQSQALTVEQVRAAMNKHLSADKLVMVTVGPKVPQKPLPAPTDKPSEQALGVPEH
- the rsmD gene encoding 16S rRNA (guanine(966)-N(2))-methyltransferase RsmD, giving the protein MPRSTPPARPQPGQSKGQGHLRIIAGEWRSRRLAVPDGEGLRPTPDRVRETLFNWLAPYIEGARVLDAFTGSGALVLEALSRGAEDAVALDSNPAAIANLKNNLEILRCPRGQILQTDALRYLQNPAKQQFDVVFLDPPFHQDLLANTCNLLEQNQWLHQQAWVYTESETAPSTLQLPGNWRLHREKKTGQVYYALWQRG
- a CDS encoding M16 family metallopeptidase, producing MTDRSSPPAAASTVQSFSLDNGLRIYLREDHRAPLVSVQLWYHVGSSYEPQGHTGLSHALEHLLFEGSSKLAPGEYSALMTRLGGNPNAFTTWDATVFPLTLPASRVAVALEAMADVMASATLSDTPFARELAVVMAERRKNVDSNALALALEHHHLLAYGDFGYGSPVIGHKADLEHITPAAARTWYRTWYHPNNATLAVAGDISLAQLQALVNRYFAEIPAHRIPEQQVPMAPSNLARRHQTLRLPGLYTGALLGFNLPSQCTAGSDSQAYALRLLPEILADGRASRLKRLLVQDEPLLQGLRADYEPWQRGDSMFALYALCSPHVAPEAAAERLMLEIGAFRQAAPAKQDLERAKARLLARQLFERDAIDRQAFAIGKQAACGLDPVALDDERQAIEAVTAEQVGQAAYAYLTESRATMTFMHSKESAHA
- a CDS encoding M16 family metallopeptidase gives rise to the protein MHDSLPPPQQPAVASSVGSNLQSTQGLDLDSFETLNTPVRSWTTMSGTAVKFIEAHGLPIVDVVLRFRAGTSQDTDQSGLAALTFYMLDEGSQRHTTTEHAEQLERLGAITEREIRLEHATLSLRSLADPSRFDAALELFIDLVANPALQPPALEKIKPQLLHLNTSRERQPGVKARNETFRHMFNGHPYGNRVGSTPQGIESVTVDDLRRFHQRAYAASNLEVVMVGDLSLSEAQAIAQRISQALPQGWTAAELPAVPAVTSATINIQQPGTSSATLLALPMNVPASDPEFLPLILASEVFAGGYEARLMMELRQRRGLTYGIYSTIVPLSAGGLFAVEWEIAPQYVQASQALVETLLREFIDEGPSQVELQLARKRLAGDLLRAAAQNQSLAALLSEISHQRQPADHLNTYVERIRAITAEEVRSVMRRRLDPNQKVLVSVGPGVEQQPLPPTDQ
- a CDS encoding hydrolase, translated to MPSSSATFRPAIGLSNPHLQTLWGPLWRKLPDLPRNRERLWLADGDFIDLDWHGPHQPHAPLVLVLHGLTGSSHSPYVKGLQQALQGCGWASVAVNWRGCSGEPNLLPRSYHSGASEDLAEIVSHLRALRPLAPLYAVGYSLGGNVLLKYLGESGVASQLEAAVAVSVPFRLDHCADRIGQGFSKVYQAHFMREMLAYVQLKQRHFHDNGLHERLATLQRLEPLGKLRTFWDFDGKVTAPLNGFRDAHDYYRRSSSHFFLGRNRTPTLIIHSSDDPFVSGHSLPTARELAPQTRFELHSRGGHVGFVDGSLRNPGYYLERRIPQWLLQGQ
- a CDS encoding sulfurtransferase; translated protein: MPLAQLITPQQLAERLGSPKLVILDCRFALEDVDYGQRSYAQGHIAGAHFADLERDLSGPVSKGRTGRHPLPDARRLVERLREWGLDNDSEVVLYDDGPGAFAARAWWLLAWLGKRSGVAILDGGLKAWHAAHLPLSLDPPAKREGTFAGEPDAKLLIDAGHLAKRLGADDLTLLDARALPRFRGEVEPIDPVAGHIPGAQCAAFTDNLGADGCFLPVEQLRQRFAEKLAGRAPEQLVAYCGSGVTACHNLFALALAGYPLGKLYAGSWSEWINDPAHGVATGE
- a CDS encoding TetR/AcrR family transcriptional regulator — translated: MAPRMKTRERIVQNSLELFNQQGERSVSTNHIAAHMEISPGNLYYHFPNKQAIIALLFSQYEELVDSFLRPPQGRVATVEDKRFYLKALLAAMWNYRFLHRDLEHLLDSDPELAARYRRFSERCLHQGQAIYRGFVEAGILAMTPAQIESLTINAWIVLTSWVRFLSTTREHSAHLGEEAFKRGVYQVLVLELGFVTDNARNAVDALCQEFHVPFNQALEQ
- a CDS encoding coniferyl aldehyde dehydrogenase, encoding MNTPSALPLVQSDTDLAAMFAAQRRAFAGNPLPPAAQRRQWLKSLRQALLADQTQLIDAIGQDFAGRSADETLLAELLPCMQGLRHAEKHLQRWMRASRRRVSLAFQPARAQVRYQPLGVVGIIVPWNYPLFLAIGPLTGALAAGNRVMLKLSEATPATGLALKQLLERVFPSDLVSVVLGEVEVGQAFARLPFDHLLFTGATSVGRQVMLAAAHNLTPVTLELGGKSPAIVSADVALDSAAERIAFGKTLNAGQTCVAPDYVLVPRERLQAFSDAYQRAVRRLYPRIADNPDYTAIINPSQLQRLQRLLDDARAKGAQVLDLYPDETHQGRRLPPHLLLGVHDDMQVMQDEIFGPLLPLVPYDDLEQALAYVNQRPRPLALYYFGYDRTGQEQVLRHTHSGGVCLNDTLLHVAQDDLPFGGIGPSGMGHYHGRDGFLTFSKAKAVLAKQRLNTARLIYPPYGKALQRVVYKLFIR
- a CDS encoding twin-arginine translocation pathway signal protein, which codes for MHRRELLRFSLGASLVLAGTSLVGCRAQTAATGYDILRDDDLPLLGALIPVVLAGTQATETLVLHSLDHKLSALSPEMLKLTRQLFDVLSLPLTRGPLTGIWGAWEQASPAQVRAFLQRWQDSSLNLLRMGHASLLQLLQMAWYERPESWAACGYPGPPKI